The following are from one region of the Streptomyces decoyicus genome:
- a CDS encoding sulfite oxidase-like oxidoreductase: MEGMGQPESREEEPPQLPPGQRLQRGWPVTHYGPVPKFRAERWEFRAFGATADGAKHCWSHEEFTALPYTTVVADMHCVTKFSMLGAEWGGVSTRTILELAPPAPDVTHVMVWAEYGFSSNVRIEDFAAEKCLFATHRSGELLTAEHGFPVRLIVPHLYAWKGPKWVRGIEYMRADRRGFWEERGYHNLGDPWREQRYSYQEEPGDGPEL, encoded by the coding sequence ATGGAGGGCATGGGTCAGCCGGAAAGCCGCGAAGAGGAGCCTCCTCAGCTGCCTCCGGGCCAGCGGCTACAGCGGGGCTGGCCGGTGACGCATTACGGGCCGGTGCCGAAGTTCCGCGCCGAACGCTGGGAGTTCCGGGCTTTTGGTGCCACCGCCGACGGCGCCAAGCACTGCTGGTCGCACGAGGAATTCACGGCGCTGCCGTACACCACGGTCGTCGCCGATATGCACTGCGTGACGAAATTCAGCATGCTGGGAGCCGAATGGGGCGGGGTGAGTACCCGGACGATCCTGGAACTGGCGCCGCCGGCACCCGATGTCACCCATGTCATGGTGTGGGCCGAGTACGGCTTCAGTTCGAATGTGCGAATCGAGGATTTCGCCGCGGAGAAGTGCCTCTTCGCCACCCATCGCTCGGGTGAGCTGCTCACCGCGGAGCATGGATTCCCGGTGCGCCTGATCGTTCCGCATCTGTATGCCTGGAAGGGCCCCAAATGGGTCCGCGGCATCGAATACATGCGGGCCGACCGCCGCGGCTTCTGGGAGGAGCGCGGCTACCACAACCTCGGCGACCCGTGGCGCGAGCAGCGCTACTCGTACCAGGAAGAGCCCGGGGACGGCCCCGAGCTCTGA
- a CDS encoding deoxyribonuclease IV yields the protein MSTSPEGAEQRARARNPVGGHVPVAGGLAKVGIPYAHEMGDEVVQVFVANPRGWATLPGNPAQDEAFRAACAQHGIPAYVHAPYLINFGSHTEATVDRSVDSLRHSLRRGREIGALGVVVHTGSATGGRPRATAMAQVRERMRPLLDELTHPDDPWLLLEPTAGQGASLCALAEDLGPYFDALDRHPKLGICLDTCHAFAAGHDMAAPGGTKALLDELVEVAGEGRLKLIHANDSKDVAGAHKDRHENIGAGHIGAEPFGELFRHPATAGVPLVVETPGGKEGHAADVVRLKELRAH from the coding sequence GTGAGTACCTCCCCCGAGGGCGCCGAGCAGCGCGCCCGTGCACGTAACCCGGTCGGCGGCCATGTGCCGGTGGCCGGCGGCCTGGCGAAGGTCGGCATTCCCTACGCCCACGAGATGGGCGACGAGGTCGTTCAGGTCTTCGTGGCCAATCCGCGCGGCTGGGCCACGCTGCCCGGCAACCCCGCACAGGACGAGGCGTTCCGGGCCGCCTGTGCCCAGCACGGGATCCCGGCGTATGTCCATGCGCCCTATCTGATCAACTTCGGCTCGCACACCGAGGCGACCGTCGACCGATCCGTGGACTCGCTGCGCCATTCGCTGCGCCGCGGCCGGGAGATCGGCGCGCTCGGGGTGGTCGTCCACACCGGCTCGGCGACCGGCGGGCGGCCGCGTGCCACGGCCATGGCGCAGGTCAGGGAGCGGATGCGGCCCTTGCTCGACGAGCTGACGCACCCGGACGACCCCTGGCTTCTGCTGGAGCCGACGGCCGGGCAGGGGGCGTCACTGTGTGCGCTGGCCGAGGATCTCGGTCCGTACTTCGACGCACTGGACCGGCACCCCAAGCTGGGGATCTGCCTCGACACCTGTCATGCGTTCGCGGCCGGGCACGACATGGCGGCGCCGGGCGGGACGAAGGCGCTGCTGGACGAGCTGGTGGAGGTCGCCGGCGAGGGCCGGCTGAAGCTGATCCACGCCAATGACTCCAAGGACGTGGCCGGCGCCCACAAGGACAGGCACGAGAACATCGGTGCGGGTCACATCGGTGCGGAGCCCTTCGGCGAGCTGTTCCGTCATCCGGCGACGGCCGGAGTGCCGCTGGTCGTCGAGACCCCGGGCGGCAAGGAAGGGCATGCGGCGGACGTGGTCCGGCTCAAGGAGCTGCGCGCGCACTGA
- a CDS encoding (2Fe-2S)-binding protein gives MYVCSCFGITEQQVRDHADTGACTPRQIASACKAGTDCGGCVRRIQALLGRSACPRRELIDGGAPEPLGVEADAVEPAALSEAA, from the coding sequence GTGTACGTCTGCTCCTGCTTCGGGATCACCGAGCAGCAGGTCCGTGACCACGCGGATACCGGTGCCTGCACCCCCCGCCAGATCGCCTCGGCCTGCAAGGCCGGTACCGACTGCGGCGGCTGTGTGCGCCGCATCCAGGCGCTGCTCGGCCGGAGCGCGTGCCCCCGCCGGGAGCTCATCGACGGTGGCGCGCCCGAGCCGCTGGGCGTGGAGGCGGACGCAGTGGAGCCCGCGGCGCTTTCGGAGGCCGCGTAG
- a CDS encoding response regulator yields the protein MVVDDHPMWRDAVARDLAEAGCEVVATAGDGLQAVRRAQAAGPDVLVLDLNLPGLPGVAVCKELVGANPALRVLVLSASGEHADVLEAVKSGATGYLLKSASTEELLDAVRRTAAGDAVFTPGLAGLVLGEYRRLATEPAPATPDEPGAPQLTDRETEVLRLVAKGLSYKQIAERLVISHRTVQNHVQNTLGKLQLHNRVELVRYAIERGLDEA from the coding sequence ATGGTGGTCGACGACCACCCGATGTGGCGGGACGCGGTCGCGCGGGATCTGGCGGAGGCCGGGTGCGAGGTGGTGGCGACGGCCGGCGACGGCCTCCAGGCGGTGCGCAGGGCGCAGGCCGCGGGGCCCGATGTGCTGGTCCTGGACCTCAATCTGCCGGGGCTGCCCGGCGTGGCGGTGTGCAAGGAGCTGGTCGGCGCCAATCCGGCGCTGCGGGTGCTGGTGCTGTCCGCGAGCGGTGAGCACGCCGATGTCCTGGAGGCGGTCAAGTCCGGGGCGACCGGCTATCTGCTGAAGTCGGCGAGCACCGAGGAGCTGCTGGACGCGGTGCGGCGCACGGCCGCCGGCGATGCGGTGTTCACACCGGGCCTGGCCGGTCTGGTGCTCGGCGAGTACCGCAGGCTGGCCACCGAGCCGGCCCCGGCGACGCCGGACGAGCCGGGCGCACCGCAGTTGACGGACCGGGAGACCGAGGTGCTGCGCCTGGTCGCCAAGGGACTCTCGTACAAGCAGATCGCCGAACGGCTGGTCATCTCGCACCGCACGGTGCAGAACCACGTCCAGAACACCCTCGGCAAGCTCCAGTTGCACAACCGCGTGGAGCTGGTGCGCTATGCGATAGAGCGCGGCCTCGACGAGGCGTGA
- a CDS encoding lysophospholipid acyltransferase family protein has translation MKFSIGGSLKLAFRPWVEGIENIPAEGPAILASNHLSFSDSFFLPAVLDRKITFIAKSEYFTSPGVKGRLTAAFFKGVGQLPVDRSGGRGAGEAAIKSGIEVLERGELFGIYPEGTRSPDGRLYRGKPGGLARVALATGAPVIPVAMIDTEKVQPPGKIVPKMIRPGIRIGTPLDFTRYQGMEGDRFILRSVTDEVMYEIMKLSGQEYVDIYATAAKRQLADAAKAETAQAEAKKKAEAERARKAAAE, from the coding sequence ATGAAGTTTTCCATCGGCGGGTCGCTGAAGCTTGCCTTCAGGCCCTGGGTGGAAGGCATCGAGAACATTCCCGCCGAGGGCCCGGCGATCCTCGCGAGCAACCATCTCTCCTTCTCGGACTCCTTCTTCCTGCCCGCGGTACTGGACCGGAAGATCACCTTCATCGCGAAGTCCGAGTACTTCACCTCGCCCGGTGTGAAGGGCAGGCTGACCGCCGCTTTCTTCAAGGGCGTGGGCCAGCTGCCGGTGGACCGCTCGGGCGGCCGGGGCGCGGGCGAGGCGGCGATCAAGAGCGGCATCGAGGTGCTGGAGCGCGGTGAGCTGTTCGGCATCTACCCGGAGGGCACCCGCTCCCCGGACGGCCGGCTCTACCGCGGAAAGCCGGGCGGTCTGGCGCGGGTGGCGCTGGCCACCGGGGCGCCGGTCATCCCCGTGGCGATGATCGACACCGAGAAGGTGCAGCCTCCGGGCAAGATCGTGCCGAAGATGATCCGGCCGGGCATCCGCATCGGCACGCCACTGGACTTCACCCGCTATCAGGGCATGGAGGGCGACCGCTTCATCCTGCGGTCGGTCACCGACGAGGTCATGTACGAGATCATGAAGCTGTCCGGCCAGGAGTACGTCGACATCTACGCGACCGCGGCCAAGCGGCAGCTGGCCGATGCCGCGAAGGCCGAGACGGCACAGGCCGAGGCGAAGAAGAAGGCCGAGGCGGAGCGGGCCAGGAAGGCCGCCGCCGAATAG
- a CDS encoding 2-hydroxyacid dehydrogenase produces MEIVAFGVQADEQPFLDKAFAGRHQVRSLDVFLNRDTAPIARGYEIVSSSVNADLGADVLQTLAAGGTKMIAQRSTGFNNIDLEAAADLGMSIGRVSFYSPHAVAEFAWTLALAVNRRIVRATNRTRNFDFRLDGLMGRDLRGRTAGVVGTGKIGEAFTRIAHGFGMNLLGWDLAENPRCIELGMKYVPRERLFAEADLITLHVPLVADTRRLVDAAALAAMKDDAILVNSSRGGLVDTAALVETLKAGRLTGVGLDVYEEEAKFFFFDKSLDIIDDDTLARLMTFGNVLVTSHQAYFTEEAVGQIVEATVANVEDYLAHRTNENMLVTRGQLPTAGR; encoded by the coding sequence GTGGAGATCGTCGCCTTCGGTGTACAGGCGGATGAGCAGCCGTTCCTGGACAAGGCCTTCGCCGGCCGTCACCAGGTCCGCAGCCTGGATGTCTTCCTCAACCGCGACACCGCCCCCATCGCGCGCGGCTACGAGATCGTCAGCTCCAGCGTCAACGCCGATCTGGGCGCGGACGTCCTGCAGACCCTCGCGGCCGGCGGGACGAAGATGATCGCCCAGCGCTCCACGGGCTTCAACAACATCGATCTGGAGGCCGCGGCCGACCTCGGGATGAGCATCGGCCGGGTCTCCTTCTACTCCCCCCACGCGGTCGCCGAATTCGCCTGGACCCTCGCGCTGGCCGTCAACCGGCGGATCGTCCGGGCCACGAACCGCACCCGTAACTTCGACTTCCGGCTGGACGGCCTGATGGGCCGCGATCTGCGCGGGCGGACGGCGGGGGTGGTCGGCACCGGCAAGATCGGCGAGGCCTTCACCCGGATCGCCCATGGCTTCGGGATGAACCTGCTGGGCTGGGACCTCGCCGAGAACCCGCGCTGCATCGAGCTGGGCATGAAATACGTCCCCCGGGAGCGGCTGTTCGCCGAGGCGGATCTGATCACCCTCCATGTCCCGCTGGTTGCGGACACCCGGCGGCTCGTCGACGCCGCCGCGCTGGCCGCGATGAAGGACGACGCGATCCTCGTCAACTCCAGCCGCGGCGGGCTCGTCGACACCGCGGCCCTCGTCGAGACGCTCAAGGCCGGCCGGCTCACCGGCGTCGGGCTGGACGTCTATGAGGAGGAGGCCAAATTCTTCTTCTTCGACAAGTCCCTGGACATCATCGACGACGACACCCTCGCCCGCCTGATGACCTTCGGGAACGTGCTGGTCACCTCGCACCAGGCGTACTTCACCGAGGAGGCGGTGGGCCAGATCGTCGAGGCCACCGTGGCCAATGTCGAGGACTACCTGGCCCACCGCACCAACGAGAACATGCTGGTCACACGAGGACAGCTGCCAACAGCTGGGCGGTGA
- a CDS encoding anthranilate synthase family protein, whose amino-acid sequence MHREPPARTDAAALVQRLLDPACPPFALLHRRSPGREAASPTLGFARAGGAPTVEVLIGEVDEVGRLADIPLGEGVPDAPVTDALALIPFRQIRERGFRAHDDGTPLAVLRPRESAELPLDEVLAALPGHDVQVTDGAFDVDDDAYAEIVGRVVRDEIGTGEGANFVVRRTFEGTIADFSAADALALFRRLLSGERGAYWTYVVHRPGVRTLVGASPEVHVRMTGGRGGGEAAASEDGGRAAGTVVMNPISGTYRYPEGGPTPESLLAFLGDRKEVEELSMVVDEELKMMCTVGDKGGVVIGPRLKEMAHLAHTEYELRGRSTLDVREVLKETMFAATVTGSPVQNACRVIERYEPVGPDGRGRGYYAGALALIGRDAGGAQTLDSPILIRTADIAADGRLRVPVGATLVRASDPHSEVAETHAKAAGVLSALGVRPAPARPAAGDRGRRLADDPRVQAALDARRADLAPFWLRMQTTAPTAELSGHALVVDAEDTFTAMLAHLLRTSGLTVTVRRFDEPGLREAARAHRGPIVLGPGPGDPSDAADPKMRFLRSLTAELVAGHRDGLLGVCLGHELLAAELGLEIVRKEVPYQGAQERIDFFGHQETVGFYNTFTARCDDTTATELAMHRVELSRDADTGEVHALRGPGFAGVQFHPESVLSLDGASVTAQLLAAVLV is encoded by the coding sequence ATGCACCGCGAGCCCCCAGCCCGCACCGACGCCGCCGCACTCGTCCAGCGGCTGCTCGACCCCGCCTGCCCGCCCTTCGCGCTGCTGCACCGCCGCTCCCCCGGGCGGGAGGCGGCCTCCCCCACTCTCGGCTTCGCTCGAGCGGGAGGTGCCCCCACCGTCGAGGTGCTGATCGGTGAGGTCGACGAGGTCGGGCGGCTGGCCGACATCCCGCTGGGCGAAGGGGTGCCGGACGCGCCGGTGACCGATGCGCTCGCGCTGATCCCGTTCCGGCAGATCCGCGAGCGCGGCTTCCGGGCCCATGACGACGGCACACCGCTGGCCGTGCTGCGCCCCCGCGAGAGTGCCGAGCTGCCCCTGGACGAGGTGCTGGCGGCGCTGCCCGGACACGACGTACAGGTGACGGACGGGGCGTTCGACGTGGACGACGACGCCTACGCCGAGATCGTCGGGCGGGTGGTACGGGACGAGATCGGCACCGGCGAGGGCGCGAACTTCGTGGTCCGCAGGACGTTCGAGGGCACGATCGCGGACTTCTCGGCGGCCGACGCGCTGGCGCTGTTCCGGCGGCTGCTGTCCGGTGAGCGCGGGGCGTACTGGACGTACGTGGTGCACCGCCCCGGGGTGCGCACCCTGGTCGGCGCCAGCCCCGAGGTGCATGTCCGGATGACCGGCGGGCGGGGCGGAGGCGAGGCGGCGGCGTCCGAGGACGGCGGGCGAGCGGCCGGCACGGTCGTGATGAACCCGATCAGCGGCACCTACCGCTACCCGGAGGGCGGCCCCACCCCCGAGAGCCTGCTGGCGTTCCTCGGCGACCGCAAGGAGGTCGAGGAGCTGTCGATGGTGGTGGACGAGGAGCTGAAGATGATGTGCACCGTCGGCGACAAGGGCGGGGTGGTGATCGGGCCCCGGCTCAAGGAGATGGCGCATCTCGCGCACACCGAGTACGAGCTGCGCGGCCGGTCCACCCTCGATGTGCGCGAGGTGCTCAAGGAGACGATGTTCGCGGCGACGGTCACCGGGTCGCCGGTGCAGAACGCCTGCCGGGTGATCGAGCGGTACGAGCCGGTGGGCCCCGACGGGCGGGGCCGTGGCTACTACGCGGGGGCGCTGGCGCTGATCGGCCGGGATGCGGGCGGCGCCCAGACGCTGGACTCACCGATCCTGATCCGTACCGCCGATATTGCCGCCGACGGCCGGCTGCGGGTGCCGGTGGGCGCCACCCTCGTCCGCGCCTCCGACCCGCACAGCGAGGTCGCCGAGACGCACGCCAAGGCCGCGGGTGTGCTGAGCGCGCTGGGAGTACGGCCGGCGCCCGCGCGTCCGGCGGCCGGGGACCGGGGGCGGCGGCTGGCCGACGACCCCCGGGTGCAGGCCGCGCTGGATGCCCGCCGCGCCGACCTGGCGCCGTTCTGGCTGCGGATGCAGACCACCGCGCCGACCGCCGAGCTGAGCGGGCATGCGCTGGTCGTCGACGCGGAGGACACCTTCACCGCGATGCTGGCGCATCTGCTGCGCACCTCGGGGCTGACCGTCACCGTGCGCCGTTTCGACGAGCCGGGGCTGCGCGAGGCCGCCCGCGCGCACCGGGGCCCGATCGTGCTGGGCCCGGGACCGGGCGACCCGTCGGACGCCGCCGACCCCAAGATGCGCTTTCTGCGGTCGCTGACCGCCGAGCTGGTCGCCGGGCACCGCGACGGCCTGCTGGGGGTGTGCCTCGGCCATGAACTGCTCGCCGCGGAGCTGGGGCTGGAGATCGTCCGCAAGGAGGTGCCCTACCAGGGCGCGCAGGAGCGGATCGACTTCTTCGGGCACCAGGAGACGGTCGGCTTCTACAACACCTTCACGGCCCGCTGTGACGACACCACGGCGACCGAACTCGCCATGCACCGCGTCGAGTTGAGCCGGGACGCGGACACCGGAGAGGTGCATGCGCTGCGCGGTCCGGGCTTTGCGGGCGTGCAGTTCCACCCCGAGTCGGTGCTGAGCCTGGACGGCGCCTCGGTCACCGCCCAGCTGTTGGCAGCTGTCCTCGTGTGA
- the bfr gene encoding bacterioferritin, whose product MQGDPEVIEFLNEQLTAELTAINQYFLHAKMQENFGWTKLAKYTRSESFDEMKHAEILTDRILFLEGLPNYQRLFHVRIGQTVTEMFQADRQVEVEAIDRLKRGIEVMRTKGDITSANIFEDILADEEEHIDYLDTQLELVEKLGEALYIAQVIEQPS is encoded by the coding sequence ATGCAGGGCGACCCCGAGGTCATCGAATTCCTCAATGAGCAGCTGACCGCCGAGCTCACCGCGATCAACCAGTACTTCCTGCACGCCAAGATGCAGGAGAACTTCGGCTGGACGAAGCTCGCGAAGTACACCCGCTCAGAGTCCTTCGACGAGATGAAGCACGCGGAGATCCTGACCGACCGGATTCTCTTCCTTGAAGGTCTGCCGAATTACCAGCGGCTGTTCCATGTGCGGATCGGCCAGACCGTCACGGAGATGTTCCAGGCCGACCGGCAGGTCGAGGTCGAGGCAATCGACCGGCTCAAGCGCGGTATCGAGGTCATGCGCACCAAGGGTGACATCACCTCGGCGAATATCTTCGAGGACATTCTCGCGGACGAGGAAGAGCACATCGACTATCTCGACACCCAGCTGGAGCTGGTGGAGAAGCTCGGCGAGGCGCTCTACATCGCCCAGGTCATCGAGCAGCCGAGCTGA
- a CDS encoding 6-phosphofructokinase, with protein MRVGVLTGGGDCPGLNAVIRGIVRKGTQEYGYEFVGFRDGWRGPLDGDTVPLDIPAVRGILPRGGTILGSSRTNPFKEDDGVRRIKETLAKEEVEALIAIGGEDTLGVAARLSGEHAIPCVGVPKTIDNDLSATDYTFGFDTAVGVATEAIDRLHTTAESHMRVLVVEVMGRHAGWIALHSGLAGGANVILIPEQRFDIEQVCRWIDSRFKVRYAPIVVVAEGAMPKDGQMVLKDSSTDSFGHVRLSGVGEWLAKEIEARTGKEARTTVLGHTQRGGTPSAFDRWLATRFGLHAIDAVRDGDFGKMVALRGTDIVRVPIAEATAKLKTVDPALYAEVGVFFG; from the coding sequence ATGCGGGTCGGAGTACTGACCGGCGGCGGCGACTGCCCGGGTCTGAACGCAGTGATCAGAGGCATTGTCCGCAAGGGCACCCAGGAGTACGGATACGAATTCGTCGGCTTCCGGGACGGCTGGCGCGGGCCGTTGGACGGCGACACGGTGCCGCTGGACATCCCGGCGGTACGCGGCATTCTGCCCCGTGGCGGCACGATCCTCGGCTCCTCGCGGACCAACCCCTTCAAGGAGGACGACGGCGTCCGCAGGATCAAGGAGACGCTCGCCAAGGAGGAGGTCGAAGCACTGATCGCGATCGGCGGCGAGGACACCCTCGGCGTCGCCGCCCGGCTCTCCGGCGAACACGCGATCCCCTGTGTCGGCGTCCCCAAGACCATCGACAACGATCTGTCGGCCACGGACTACACCTTCGGCTTCGACACCGCCGTCGGCGTCGCCACCGAAGCCATCGACCGGCTGCACACCACCGCCGAGTCCCATATGCGGGTGCTGGTCGTCGAGGTGATGGGCCGGCACGCCGGCTGGATCGCCCTGCACTCCGGCCTCGCCGGCGGGGCGAACGTCATCCTCATCCCGGAGCAGCGCTTCGACATCGAGCAGGTCTGCCGGTGGATCGACTCCCGCTTCAAGGTCCGCTACGCCCCGATCGTGGTCGTCGCCGAGGGCGCCATGCCCAAGGACGGCCAGATGGTGCTCAAGGACAGCTCCACCGACTCCTTCGGGCATGTCCGGCTGTCCGGGGTGGGGGAGTGGCTGGCCAAGGAGATCGAGGCACGTACGGGCAAGGAGGCGCGTACGACGGTCCTCGGGCACACCCAGCGCGGCGGTACGCCCAGCGCCTTCGACCGCTGGCTCGCCACCCGCTTCGGGCTGCACGCCATCGACGCGGTGCGCGACGGCGACTTCGGCAAGATGGTCGCGCTGCGCGGCACGGACATCGTCCGGGTGCCGATCGCGGAGGCGACCGCGAAGCTCAAGACCGTCGATCCGGCGCTCTATGCCGAGGTCGGGGTGTTCTTCGGCTGA
- the macS gene encoding MacS family sensor histidine kinase, giving the protein MAARRHGKRPPKVLRMSVELPLWRALTGYRILTLVYTLCLVALSYRHYDHPLGAAAYMGVLTVWMVLTWRCTTSAERCTRQFLVADLGFAIGGILLTLVVDSHARIMDGGPTLPSIWTAGAVLGFAIKGGWRWAAVASAIVAVANLVERQELARDTIHNVVLVWVASVGLGYVVEVARSSERTLARALQIEAATRERERLARDIHDSVLQVLAMVQRRGAEIGGEATELGRMAGEQEVALRTLVAGGLVSPPGIRFGGAASAVPHPAGEGGREGTLAPAGAASASAGEPCDVRALLAPYAGAGVTFSEPGAPVALPAAAAAELAAAVSAALDNVRVHAGAEAHAWILVEDEPHAVIVTVRDDGPGIPEGRLADAEREGRLGVALSIRGRLRDLGGSAEWVSVPGQGTEVELTVPKGGAPGGGKRGKAGA; this is encoded by the coding sequence ATGGCCGCCAGACGCCATGGCAAGCGCCCGCCGAAGGTGCTGCGGATGTCGGTCGAACTCCCGCTGTGGCGCGCACTCACCGGCTACCGGATCCTCACCCTCGTCTACACCCTGTGCCTGGTCGCGCTCTCCTACCGGCACTACGACCATCCGCTGGGCGCCGCCGCCTACATGGGCGTGCTCACCGTCTGGATGGTGCTGACCTGGCGCTGTACGACCTCGGCGGAGCGCTGCACCCGGCAGTTCCTGGTCGCCGACCTCGGCTTCGCGATCGGCGGCATCCTGCTCACGCTCGTGGTCGACAGCCACGCCCGCATCATGGACGGCGGGCCGACGCTGCCGTCCATCTGGACGGCGGGTGCCGTCCTCGGTTTCGCGATCAAGGGCGGCTGGCGCTGGGCCGCGGTGGCCTCCGCCATCGTGGCGGTGGCCAATCTCGTCGAGCGCCAGGAGCTGGCCCGCGACACCATCCACAACGTGGTGCTGGTGTGGGTGGCCAGCGTCGGCCTCGGCTATGTCGTCGAGGTGGCCCGTTCCAGTGAGCGCACCCTCGCCCGAGCCCTGCAGATCGAGGCCGCCACCCGGGAACGGGAACGGCTGGCCCGCGACATCCACGACAGCGTGCTCCAGGTGCTGGCGATGGTGCAGCGGCGCGGCGCCGAGATCGGCGGCGAGGCGACCGAACTCGGCCGGATGGCCGGTGAACAGGAGGTCGCGCTGCGGACCCTGGTCGCCGGCGGTCTGGTGTCGCCGCCCGGGATCCGGTTCGGCGGGGCGGCGTCCGCGGTGCCGCACCCGGCGGGCGAGGGCGGACGCGAGGGCACCCTGGCGCCCGCCGGGGCCGCTTCGGCGTCGGCCGGCGAGCCGTGCGATGTCCGGGCGCTGCTCGCGCCGTACGCGGGGGCCGGCGTCACCTTCTCCGAGCCCGGCGCCCCGGTCGCGCTGCCGGCCGCCGCGGCGGCCGAACTCGCGGCCGCTGTCAGTGCCGCGTTGGACAATGTACGGGTGCATGCGGGGGCCGAGGCCCACGCATGGATCCTGGTGGAGGACGAACCGCATGCGGTGATCGTGACGGTCCGCGACGACGGCCCCGGCATTCCCGAGGGCCGGCTCGCGGACGCCGAGCGCGAGGGCCGTCTGGGGGTGGCCCTGTCGATCCGCGGGCGGCTGCGGGATCTGGGCGGCAGCGCGGAGTGGGTCTCGGTCCCCGGCCAGGGCACGGAAGTGGAGTTGACGGTTCCCAAGGGCGGCGCGCCCGGGGGTGGCAAGCGGGGGAAGGCCGGAGCGTGA
- a CDS encoding class II 3-deoxy-7-phosphoheptulonate synthase encodes MTVNAETHAGGHTWRDLPAAQQPDWPDQEALRDVIAELESYPPLVFAGECDQLRERLGAVARGEAFLLQGGDCAEAFDAVSAEHIRNKLKTLLQMGAVLTYAGSVPVVKVGRIAGQYSKPRSKPTETRDGVTLPTYRGDSVNGFEFTEAARIPDPERLKRMYHASAATLNLVRAFTTGGYADLRQVHAWNQDFVKSSPSGQRYEALAREIDRAMNFMNACGVDPEEFRTVEFYASHEALVLDYESSLTRVDSRTGNLYDVSGHMVWIGERTRQLDGAHIEFASRIRNPIGVKLGPTTTPEDALTLIERLDPEREPGRLTFITRMGADKVRDKLPELVEKVTASGAQVAWICDPMHGNTFEAASGHKTRRFDDVLDEVKGFFEVHKSLGTHPGGIHVELTGDDVTECVGGGDEIFVDDLHQRYETACDPRLNRSQSLDLAFLVAEMYRDQ; translated from the coding sequence GTGACCGTGAACGCTGAAACCCACGCCGGTGGCCACACCTGGCGAGACCTGCCCGCGGCGCAGCAGCCTGACTGGCCGGACCAAGAGGCTCTGCGCGATGTGATCGCGGAGCTCGAGTCCTATCCGCCGCTCGTCTTCGCGGGCGAGTGCGACCAGCTGCGCGAGCGCCTGGGAGCAGTCGCCCGTGGTGAGGCGTTCCTGCTGCAGGGCGGCGACTGCGCGGAGGCCTTCGACGCCGTATCCGCCGAGCACATCCGCAACAAGCTCAAGACGCTCCTCCAGATGGGTGCCGTCCTGACCTACGCCGGGTCCGTTCCGGTGGTCAAGGTCGGCCGGATCGCCGGCCAGTACAGCAAGCCGCGCTCCAAGCCCACCGAGACCCGCGACGGGGTGACGCTGCCGACCTACCGCGGCGACTCCGTCAACGGCTTCGAGTTCACCGAGGCGGCCCGCATCCCGGACCCCGAGCGGCTCAAGCGGATGTACCACGCCTCCGCGGCGACCCTGAACCTCGTGCGCGCCTTCACCACCGGCGGCTACGCCGACCTGCGGCAGGTGCACGCCTGGAACCAGGACTTCGTGAAGTCCTCGCCCTCCGGACAGCGCTACGAGGCGCTGGCCCGCGAGATCGACCGCGCGATGAACTTCATGAATGCCTGCGGGGTGGACCCGGAGGAGTTCCGCACCGTCGAGTTCTACGCCTCCCACGAGGCGCTGGTCCTCGACTACGAGTCCTCGCTGACCCGGGTCGACTCGCGCACCGGCAACCTCTACGACGTCTCCGGCCACATGGTCTGGATCGGCGAGCGCACCCGTCAGCTGGACGGCGCGCACATCGAGTTCGCCTCGCGCATCCGCAACCCCATCGGCGTCAAGCTCGGCCCGACGACCACGCCCGAGGACGCCCTGACGCTCATCGAGCGGCTCGACCCGGAGCGTGAGCCGGGCCGGCTGACCTTCATCACCCGCATGGGAGCGGACAAGGTCCGCGACAAGCTCCCCGAGCTGGTCGAGAAGGTCACCGCCTCCGGCGCGCAGGTCGCCTGGATCTGCGACCCGATGCACGGCAACACCTTCGAGGCGGCCTCCGGTCACAAGACCCGGCGCTTCGACGATGTGCTGGACGAGGTCAAGGGCTTCTTCGAGGTCCACAAGAGCCTCGGTACGCACCCGGGCGGTATCCACGTCGAGCTGACCGGTGACGATGTCACCGAGTGCGTGGGCGGCGGCGACGAGATCTTCGTCGACGACCTCCACCAGCGCTACGAGACCGCCTGCGACCCGCGGCTCAACCGCAGCCAGTCGCTGGACCTGGCCTTCCTGGTGGCGGAGATGTACCGCGATCAGTGA